The proteins below are encoded in one region of Labeo rohita strain BAU-BD-2019 chromosome 15, IGBB_LRoh.1.0, whole genome shotgun sequence:
- the myo1cb gene encoding myosin Ic, paralog b isoform X3: MKYRGMAVGSDGIRVMMESALTARDRVGVQDFVLLENHTSEVAFIENLRKRFKENLIYTYIGSVLVSVNPYKELEIYTKQHMERYRGVNFYEVSPHIYAVADNAYRSMRTERRDQCILISGESGAGKTEASKKVLQYYAVTCPASEHVQTVKDRLLQSNPVLEAFGNAKTLRNDNSSRFGKYMDIQFDFRGAPVGGHIINYLLEKSRVVHQSHGERNFHIFYQLIEGGEEDLLRRLGLERNAQQYQFLVKGNCPKVSSINDRNDWKIVRKALSVIGFTDDDVEELLNIIASVLHLGNVQYGGEDSGTSYITTETQIKYLARLLGVDGTVLKEALTHKKIIAKGEELMSPLNQEQAASARDALSKAIYGRTFTWLVNKINDSLAFKDDSFNSKNASVIGLLDIYGFEVFQNNSFEQFCINYCNEKLQQLFIELTLKSEQEEYEAEGITWEPVQYFNNKIICDLVEEKFKGIISILDEECLRPGDASDITFLEKLEDTVGGHAHFLTHKLADGKTRKVMGREEFRLIHYAGEVNYNVNGFLDKNNDLLFRNLKEAMCMSENKILTQCFDREELTDKKRPETAATQFKNSLAKLMEILMSKEPSYVRCIKPNDAKQAGRFDEVLIRHQVKYLGLMENLRVRRAGFAYRRRYETFLQRYKSLCPDTWPNWDGRLVDGVSTLVKHLGYKPEEYKLGRTKIFIRFPKTLFATEDALEVRKHSLATKLQSSWKGYSQKTKYRKMRQSAIKIQAWWRGILARREAKRRREAANTIRRFIKGFIYRHQPRCPENEYFLDYVRYSFLMKLHRSLPKTVLDKNWPTPPPALIEASEHLRKLCMQNMVWKYCKNINPEWKHQLEQKMVASEIFKDKKDNYPQSVPKLFVGTRLNGEDINPKVLQALGNEKMKYAVPVTKYDRKGYKARNRQLLLMASSAVIVEEAKLKQRIDYSSLKGISVSSLSDGMFVLHVACEDNKQKGDVVLQSEHVIEALTKVAICADKMNSININQGSIKFSVAQGKEGIIDFTSGSELLIAKAKNGHLSVTAPRLNSR, from the exons ATGAAGTATCGCGGCATG gcTGTGGGCAGTGACGGAATCCGGGTCATGATGGAGAGCGCCCTGACAGCCAGGGACCGGGTGGGCGTGCAGGACTTTGTCCTGCTGGAGAACCACACCAGCGAGGTGGCTTTCATTGAGAACCTCCGCAAACGCTTCAAGGAGAACCTCATTTAT ACATACATTGGCTCAGTGCTGGTGTCCGTGAACCCCTACAAAGAGCTGGAGATCTACACTAAACAGCACATGGAGCGATATAGGGGCGTCAATTTCTATGAAGTCTCACCTCACAT TTATGCCGTGGCTGATAATGCATATCGCTCCATGCGGACTGAAAGACGGGATCAGTGCATCCTCATCTCAGGTGAGAGCGGTGCCGGCAAGACCGAAGCCTCCAAAAAGGTTCTGCAGTACTACGCCGTCACCTGCCCTGCCAGCGAGCATGTGCAGACCGTCAAAGATCGCCTGCTGCAATCCAACCCTGTACTGGAG gCTTTTGGAAATGCAAAAACTTTACGAAATGACAATTCCAGTCGCTTTGGGAAATACATGGACATTCAGTTTGACTTCAGA GGTGCTCCGGTAGGAGGTCACATCATTAACTACCTGCTGGAGAAATCACGAGTTGTGCACCAGAGCCACGGCGAGAGGAACTTCCACATCTTTTATCAGCTTATCGAGGGAGGAGAGGAAGATCTGCTGAGGAGGCTGGGGCTGGAGAGGAACGCCCAGCAGTACCAGTTTCTGGTGAAG ggtAACTGTCCCAAAGTGAGCTCCATAAATGACCGCAATGACTGGAAGATAGTGAGGAAAGCCCTGAGCGTCATTGGCTTCACTGATGATGATGTGGAG GAGCTTTTGAACATTATTGCCAGTGTACTGCACTTGGGGAATGTCCAGTATGGAGGAGAGGACAGCGGCACTTCCTACATCACTACAGAGACGCAGATTAAATACTTAGCCAGG TTGTTAGGTGTGGACGGCACTGTTCTTAAGGAGGCTCTAACACATAAAAAGATCATTGCCAAAGGAGAAGAG CTGATGAGTCCTTTAAATCAAGAGCAGGCCGCTTCTGCACGGGACGCCTTATCTAAAGCCATATACGGTCGTACTTTTACTTGGCTGGTCAACAAAATTAATGACTCTCTGGCCTTCAAG GATGATTCATTCAACAGTAAGAACGCCTCTGTCATTGGTCTGCTGGACATCTATGGTTTTGAGGTCTTTCAGAACAACAG TTTTGAGCAGTTTTGTATCAACTATTGTAATGAGAAGCTGCAGCAGCTCTTCATTGAATTGACTCTGAAGTCAGAGCAGGAAGAATATGAAGCCGAGGGAATCACG TGGGAGCCTGTgcaatattttaacaacaaGATCATTTGTGATCTTGTGGAGGAGAAGTTTAAGGGAATCATTTCCATCTTG GATGAAGAGTGTCTCCGGCCTGGAGATGCCAGTGACATCACCTTCCTGGAGAAGCTTGAGGACACCGTCGGTGGTCATGCACACTTCTTAAC TCACAAGCTGGCTGATGGAAAAACCCGTAAAGTGATGGGTCGTGAAGAGTTCAGACTGATCCACTACGCAGGAGAAGTCAACTACAATGTGAACG GCTTCCTGGACAAGAACAATGATCTCCTGTTCAGAAACTTGAAGGAG GCCATGTGTATGTCCGAAAATAAGATCCTCACTCAGTGTTTTGACCGAGAAGAACTCACAGACAAGAAACGTCCTGAGAcg GCAGCAACCCAGTTCAAGAACAGCCTGGCGAAGTTGATGGAAATCCTGATGTCTAAGGAACCGTCTTATGTGCGCTGCATCAAGCCCAATGATGCCAAGCAAGCAG GGCGTTTTGATGAAGTCCTCATCAGGCACCAAGTAAAATATCTTGGTTTGATGGAAAACCTTCGGGTGAGGAGAGCTGGCTTTGCATATCGCCGTCGCTACGAGACCTTCCTGCAAAG GTATAAATCCCTATGTCCAGACACCTGGCCGAACTGGGACGGCCGTCTGGTTGATGGAGTGTCCACACTCGTCAAGCACCTCGGCTACAAACCTGAGGAGTACAAACTCGGCAG gacCAAAATCTTCATCCGCTTCCCTAAAACCTTGTTTGCAACCGAAGATGCACTAGAAGTCAGAAAACACAGCCTTG CTACCAAACTCCAGTCATCCTGGAAAGGCTACAGTCAAAAAACCAAATACCGTAAAATGCGACAATCAGCTATCAAGATCCAGGCCTGGTGGAGAGGTATTCTGGCCCGCAGGGAAGCAAAGCGCAGGAGAGAGGCTGCCAACACCATCCGCAG GTTCATCAAAGGCTTCATCTATCGTCACCAGCCGCGTTGCCCAGAGAATGAATACTTCCTGGACTACGTTCGCTATTCGTTCCTAATGAAGTTGCACAGGAGCCTACCCAAAACTGTTTTAGATAAGAACTGGCCAACCCCACCTCCCGCCCTCATTGAG GCTTCAGAACACCTCCGCAAACTCTGCATGCAGAACATGGTGTGGAAGTACTGCAAGAATATCAACCCGGAATGGAAGCACcag TTGGAGCAGAAAATGGTCGCAAGTGAAATCTTTAAGGACAAGAAGGACAACTACCCACAAAGCGTCCCCAAACTTTTTGTGGGCACAAGACTCA ATGGGGAAGACATCAACCCTAAAGTGCTACAGGCTCTGGGGAACGAGAAGATGAAG TATGCTGTTCCAGTGACGAAGTACGATAGAAAAGGATACAAAGCACGCAACCGACAGCTCCTGCTCATGGCCAGCAGTGCCGTCATTGTAGAGGAGGCCAAGCTGAAACAGCGGATCGACTACAGCTCTCTGAAAG GGATTTCTGTCAGCTCTCTGAGTGACGGCATGTTTGTTCTCCATGTTGCTTGTGAAGACAATAAGCAGAAG GGTGATGTGGTGCTTCAGAGTGAGCATGTCATTGAGGCGTTAACCAAAGTGGCCATCTGTGCTGACAAGATGAACAGCATTAACATTAACCAGGGAAG TATAAAGTTCAGTGTGGCGCAAGGAAAAGAAGGGATCATAGATTTCACATCTGGCTCAGAGTTGCTGATAGCCAAGGCTAAGAATGGACACCTTTCTGTG ACTGCCCCTCGCCTCAACTCAAGATGA
- the myo1cb gene encoding myosin Ic, paralog b isoform X1, which produces MDLSNIGNLMRKTQASIVEKGYLFKNSDLVIDAVGSDGIRVMMESALTARDRVGVQDFVLLENHTSEVAFIENLRKRFKENLIYTYIGSVLVSVNPYKELEIYTKQHMERYRGVNFYEVSPHIYAVADNAYRSMRTERRDQCILISGESGAGKTEASKKVLQYYAVTCPASEHVQTVKDRLLQSNPVLEAFGNAKTLRNDNSSRFGKYMDIQFDFRGAPVGGHIINYLLEKSRVVHQSHGERNFHIFYQLIEGGEEDLLRRLGLERNAQQYQFLVKGNCPKVSSINDRNDWKIVRKALSVIGFTDDDVEELLNIIASVLHLGNVQYGGEDSGTSYITTETQIKYLARLLGVDGTVLKEALTHKKIIAKGEELMSPLNQEQAASARDALSKAIYGRTFTWLVNKINDSLAFKDDSFNSKNASVIGLLDIYGFEVFQNNSFEQFCINYCNEKLQQLFIELTLKSEQEEYEAEGITWEPVQYFNNKIICDLVEEKFKGIISILDEECLRPGDASDITFLEKLEDTVGGHAHFLTHKLADGKTRKVMGREEFRLIHYAGEVNYNVNGFLDKNNDLLFRNLKEAMCMSENKILTQCFDREELTDKKRPETAATQFKNSLAKLMEILMSKEPSYVRCIKPNDAKQAGRFDEVLIRHQVKYLGLMENLRVRRAGFAYRRRYETFLQRYKSLCPDTWPNWDGRLVDGVSTLVKHLGYKPEEYKLGRTKIFIRFPKTLFATEDALEVRKHSLATKLQSSWKGYSQKTKYRKMRQSAIKIQAWWRGILARREAKRRREAANTIRRFIKGFIYRHQPRCPENEYFLDYVRYSFLMKLHRSLPKTVLDKNWPTPPPALIEASEHLRKLCMQNMVWKYCKNINPEWKHQLEQKMVASEIFKDKKDNYPQSVPKLFVGTRLNGEDINPKVLQALGNEKMKYAVPVTKYDRKGYKARNRQLLLMASSAVIVEEAKLKQRIDYSSLKGISVSSLSDGMFVLHVACEDNKQKGDVVLQSEHVIEALTKVAICADKMNSININQGSIKFSVAQGKEGIIDFTSGSELLIAKAKNGHLSVTAPRLNSR; this is translated from the exons ATGGATTTGTCAAACATCGGAAATCTAATGCGGAAAACTCAGGCCTCTATTGTGGAGAAGGGTTATCTCTTTAAAAATTCAGATCTGGTAATAGAT gcTGTGGGCAGTGACGGAATCCGGGTCATGATGGAGAGCGCCCTGACAGCCAGGGACCGGGTGGGCGTGCAGGACTTTGTCCTGCTGGAGAACCACACCAGCGAGGTGGCTTTCATTGAGAACCTCCGCAAACGCTTCAAGGAGAACCTCATTTAT ACATACATTGGCTCAGTGCTGGTGTCCGTGAACCCCTACAAAGAGCTGGAGATCTACACTAAACAGCACATGGAGCGATATAGGGGCGTCAATTTCTATGAAGTCTCACCTCACAT TTATGCCGTGGCTGATAATGCATATCGCTCCATGCGGACTGAAAGACGGGATCAGTGCATCCTCATCTCAGGTGAGAGCGGTGCCGGCAAGACCGAAGCCTCCAAAAAGGTTCTGCAGTACTACGCCGTCACCTGCCCTGCCAGCGAGCATGTGCAGACCGTCAAAGATCGCCTGCTGCAATCCAACCCTGTACTGGAG gCTTTTGGAAATGCAAAAACTTTACGAAATGACAATTCCAGTCGCTTTGGGAAATACATGGACATTCAGTTTGACTTCAGA GGTGCTCCGGTAGGAGGTCACATCATTAACTACCTGCTGGAGAAATCACGAGTTGTGCACCAGAGCCACGGCGAGAGGAACTTCCACATCTTTTATCAGCTTATCGAGGGAGGAGAGGAAGATCTGCTGAGGAGGCTGGGGCTGGAGAGGAACGCCCAGCAGTACCAGTTTCTGGTGAAG ggtAACTGTCCCAAAGTGAGCTCCATAAATGACCGCAATGACTGGAAGATAGTGAGGAAAGCCCTGAGCGTCATTGGCTTCACTGATGATGATGTGGAG GAGCTTTTGAACATTATTGCCAGTGTACTGCACTTGGGGAATGTCCAGTATGGAGGAGAGGACAGCGGCACTTCCTACATCACTACAGAGACGCAGATTAAATACTTAGCCAGG TTGTTAGGTGTGGACGGCACTGTTCTTAAGGAGGCTCTAACACATAAAAAGATCATTGCCAAAGGAGAAGAG CTGATGAGTCCTTTAAATCAAGAGCAGGCCGCTTCTGCACGGGACGCCTTATCTAAAGCCATATACGGTCGTACTTTTACTTGGCTGGTCAACAAAATTAATGACTCTCTGGCCTTCAAG GATGATTCATTCAACAGTAAGAACGCCTCTGTCATTGGTCTGCTGGACATCTATGGTTTTGAGGTCTTTCAGAACAACAG TTTTGAGCAGTTTTGTATCAACTATTGTAATGAGAAGCTGCAGCAGCTCTTCATTGAATTGACTCTGAAGTCAGAGCAGGAAGAATATGAAGCCGAGGGAATCACG TGGGAGCCTGTgcaatattttaacaacaaGATCATTTGTGATCTTGTGGAGGAGAAGTTTAAGGGAATCATTTCCATCTTG GATGAAGAGTGTCTCCGGCCTGGAGATGCCAGTGACATCACCTTCCTGGAGAAGCTTGAGGACACCGTCGGTGGTCATGCACACTTCTTAAC TCACAAGCTGGCTGATGGAAAAACCCGTAAAGTGATGGGTCGTGAAGAGTTCAGACTGATCCACTACGCAGGAGAAGTCAACTACAATGTGAACG GCTTCCTGGACAAGAACAATGATCTCCTGTTCAGAAACTTGAAGGAG GCCATGTGTATGTCCGAAAATAAGATCCTCACTCAGTGTTTTGACCGAGAAGAACTCACAGACAAGAAACGTCCTGAGAcg GCAGCAACCCAGTTCAAGAACAGCCTGGCGAAGTTGATGGAAATCCTGATGTCTAAGGAACCGTCTTATGTGCGCTGCATCAAGCCCAATGATGCCAAGCAAGCAG GGCGTTTTGATGAAGTCCTCATCAGGCACCAAGTAAAATATCTTGGTTTGATGGAAAACCTTCGGGTGAGGAGAGCTGGCTTTGCATATCGCCGTCGCTACGAGACCTTCCTGCAAAG GTATAAATCCCTATGTCCAGACACCTGGCCGAACTGGGACGGCCGTCTGGTTGATGGAGTGTCCACACTCGTCAAGCACCTCGGCTACAAACCTGAGGAGTACAAACTCGGCAG gacCAAAATCTTCATCCGCTTCCCTAAAACCTTGTTTGCAACCGAAGATGCACTAGAAGTCAGAAAACACAGCCTTG CTACCAAACTCCAGTCATCCTGGAAAGGCTACAGTCAAAAAACCAAATACCGTAAAATGCGACAATCAGCTATCAAGATCCAGGCCTGGTGGAGAGGTATTCTGGCCCGCAGGGAAGCAAAGCGCAGGAGAGAGGCTGCCAACACCATCCGCAG GTTCATCAAAGGCTTCATCTATCGTCACCAGCCGCGTTGCCCAGAGAATGAATACTTCCTGGACTACGTTCGCTATTCGTTCCTAATGAAGTTGCACAGGAGCCTACCCAAAACTGTTTTAGATAAGAACTGGCCAACCCCACCTCCCGCCCTCATTGAG GCTTCAGAACACCTCCGCAAACTCTGCATGCAGAACATGGTGTGGAAGTACTGCAAGAATATCAACCCGGAATGGAAGCACcag TTGGAGCAGAAAATGGTCGCAAGTGAAATCTTTAAGGACAAGAAGGACAACTACCCACAAAGCGTCCCCAAACTTTTTGTGGGCACAAGACTCA ATGGGGAAGACATCAACCCTAAAGTGCTACAGGCTCTGGGGAACGAGAAGATGAAG TATGCTGTTCCAGTGACGAAGTACGATAGAAAAGGATACAAAGCACGCAACCGACAGCTCCTGCTCATGGCCAGCAGTGCCGTCATTGTAGAGGAGGCCAAGCTGAAACAGCGGATCGACTACAGCTCTCTGAAAG GGATTTCTGTCAGCTCTCTGAGTGACGGCATGTTTGTTCTCCATGTTGCTTGTGAAGACAATAAGCAGAAG GGTGATGTGGTGCTTCAGAGTGAGCATGTCATTGAGGCGTTAACCAAAGTGGCCATCTGTGCTGACAAGATGAACAGCATTAACATTAACCAGGGAAG TATAAAGTTCAGTGTGGCGCAAGGAAAAGAAGGGATCATAGATTTCACATCTGGCTCAGAGTTGCTGATAGCCAAGGCTAAGAATGGACACCTTTCTGTG ACTGCCCCTCGCCTCAACTCAAGATGA
- the myo1cb gene encoding myosin Ic, paralog b isoform X2, whose product MMELKIQLIPTGEIILPPGKNGEFYCQSCTKAVGSDGIRVMMESALTARDRVGVQDFVLLENHTSEVAFIENLRKRFKENLIYTYIGSVLVSVNPYKELEIYTKQHMERYRGVNFYEVSPHIYAVADNAYRSMRTERRDQCILISGESGAGKTEASKKVLQYYAVTCPASEHVQTVKDRLLQSNPVLEAFGNAKTLRNDNSSRFGKYMDIQFDFRGAPVGGHIINYLLEKSRVVHQSHGERNFHIFYQLIEGGEEDLLRRLGLERNAQQYQFLVKGNCPKVSSINDRNDWKIVRKALSVIGFTDDDVEELLNIIASVLHLGNVQYGGEDSGTSYITTETQIKYLARLLGVDGTVLKEALTHKKIIAKGEELMSPLNQEQAASARDALSKAIYGRTFTWLVNKINDSLAFKDDSFNSKNASVIGLLDIYGFEVFQNNSFEQFCINYCNEKLQQLFIELTLKSEQEEYEAEGITWEPVQYFNNKIICDLVEEKFKGIISILDEECLRPGDASDITFLEKLEDTVGGHAHFLTHKLADGKTRKVMGREEFRLIHYAGEVNYNVNGFLDKNNDLLFRNLKEAMCMSENKILTQCFDREELTDKKRPETAATQFKNSLAKLMEILMSKEPSYVRCIKPNDAKQAGRFDEVLIRHQVKYLGLMENLRVRRAGFAYRRRYETFLQRYKSLCPDTWPNWDGRLVDGVSTLVKHLGYKPEEYKLGRTKIFIRFPKTLFATEDALEVRKHSLATKLQSSWKGYSQKTKYRKMRQSAIKIQAWWRGILARREAKRRREAANTIRRFIKGFIYRHQPRCPENEYFLDYVRYSFLMKLHRSLPKTVLDKNWPTPPPALIEASEHLRKLCMQNMVWKYCKNINPEWKHQLEQKMVASEIFKDKKDNYPQSVPKLFVGTRLNGEDINPKVLQALGNEKMKYAVPVTKYDRKGYKARNRQLLLMASSAVIVEEAKLKQRIDYSSLKGISVSSLSDGMFVLHVACEDNKQKGDVVLQSEHVIEALTKVAICADKMNSININQGSIKFSVAQGKEGIIDFTSGSELLIAKAKNGHLSVTAPRLNSR is encoded by the exons gcTGTGGGCAGTGACGGAATCCGGGTCATGATGGAGAGCGCCCTGACAGCCAGGGACCGGGTGGGCGTGCAGGACTTTGTCCTGCTGGAGAACCACACCAGCGAGGTGGCTTTCATTGAGAACCTCCGCAAACGCTTCAAGGAGAACCTCATTTAT ACATACATTGGCTCAGTGCTGGTGTCCGTGAACCCCTACAAAGAGCTGGAGATCTACACTAAACAGCACATGGAGCGATATAGGGGCGTCAATTTCTATGAAGTCTCACCTCACAT TTATGCCGTGGCTGATAATGCATATCGCTCCATGCGGACTGAAAGACGGGATCAGTGCATCCTCATCTCAGGTGAGAGCGGTGCCGGCAAGACCGAAGCCTCCAAAAAGGTTCTGCAGTACTACGCCGTCACCTGCCCTGCCAGCGAGCATGTGCAGACCGTCAAAGATCGCCTGCTGCAATCCAACCCTGTACTGGAG gCTTTTGGAAATGCAAAAACTTTACGAAATGACAATTCCAGTCGCTTTGGGAAATACATGGACATTCAGTTTGACTTCAGA GGTGCTCCGGTAGGAGGTCACATCATTAACTACCTGCTGGAGAAATCACGAGTTGTGCACCAGAGCCACGGCGAGAGGAACTTCCACATCTTTTATCAGCTTATCGAGGGAGGAGAGGAAGATCTGCTGAGGAGGCTGGGGCTGGAGAGGAACGCCCAGCAGTACCAGTTTCTGGTGAAG ggtAACTGTCCCAAAGTGAGCTCCATAAATGACCGCAATGACTGGAAGATAGTGAGGAAAGCCCTGAGCGTCATTGGCTTCACTGATGATGATGTGGAG GAGCTTTTGAACATTATTGCCAGTGTACTGCACTTGGGGAATGTCCAGTATGGAGGAGAGGACAGCGGCACTTCCTACATCACTACAGAGACGCAGATTAAATACTTAGCCAGG TTGTTAGGTGTGGACGGCACTGTTCTTAAGGAGGCTCTAACACATAAAAAGATCATTGCCAAAGGAGAAGAG CTGATGAGTCCTTTAAATCAAGAGCAGGCCGCTTCTGCACGGGACGCCTTATCTAAAGCCATATACGGTCGTACTTTTACTTGGCTGGTCAACAAAATTAATGACTCTCTGGCCTTCAAG GATGATTCATTCAACAGTAAGAACGCCTCTGTCATTGGTCTGCTGGACATCTATGGTTTTGAGGTCTTTCAGAACAACAG TTTTGAGCAGTTTTGTATCAACTATTGTAATGAGAAGCTGCAGCAGCTCTTCATTGAATTGACTCTGAAGTCAGAGCAGGAAGAATATGAAGCCGAGGGAATCACG TGGGAGCCTGTgcaatattttaacaacaaGATCATTTGTGATCTTGTGGAGGAGAAGTTTAAGGGAATCATTTCCATCTTG GATGAAGAGTGTCTCCGGCCTGGAGATGCCAGTGACATCACCTTCCTGGAGAAGCTTGAGGACACCGTCGGTGGTCATGCACACTTCTTAAC TCACAAGCTGGCTGATGGAAAAACCCGTAAAGTGATGGGTCGTGAAGAGTTCAGACTGATCCACTACGCAGGAGAAGTCAACTACAATGTGAACG GCTTCCTGGACAAGAACAATGATCTCCTGTTCAGAAACTTGAAGGAG GCCATGTGTATGTCCGAAAATAAGATCCTCACTCAGTGTTTTGACCGAGAAGAACTCACAGACAAGAAACGTCCTGAGAcg GCAGCAACCCAGTTCAAGAACAGCCTGGCGAAGTTGATGGAAATCCTGATGTCTAAGGAACCGTCTTATGTGCGCTGCATCAAGCCCAATGATGCCAAGCAAGCAG GGCGTTTTGATGAAGTCCTCATCAGGCACCAAGTAAAATATCTTGGTTTGATGGAAAACCTTCGGGTGAGGAGAGCTGGCTTTGCATATCGCCGTCGCTACGAGACCTTCCTGCAAAG GTATAAATCCCTATGTCCAGACACCTGGCCGAACTGGGACGGCCGTCTGGTTGATGGAGTGTCCACACTCGTCAAGCACCTCGGCTACAAACCTGAGGAGTACAAACTCGGCAG gacCAAAATCTTCATCCGCTTCCCTAAAACCTTGTTTGCAACCGAAGATGCACTAGAAGTCAGAAAACACAGCCTTG CTACCAAACTCCAGTCATCCTGGAAAGGCTACAGTCAAAAAACCAAATACCGTAAAATGCGACAATCAGCTATCAAGATCCAGGCCTGGTGGAGAGGTATTCTGGCCCGCAGGGAAGCAAAGCGCAGGAGAGAGGCTGCCAACACCATCCGCAG GTTCATCAAAGGCTTCATCTATCGTCACCAGCCGCGTTGCCCAGAGAATGAATACTTCCTGGACTACGTTCGCTATTCGTTCCTAATGAAGTTGCACAGGAGCCTACCCAAAACTGTTTTAGATAAGAACTGGCCAACCCCACCTCCCGCCCTCATTGAG GCTTCAGAACACCTCCGCAAACTCTGCATGCAGAACATGGTGTGGAAGTACTGCAAGAATATCAACCCGGAATGGAAGCACcag TTGGAGCAGAAAATGGTCGCAAGTGAAATCTTTAAGGACAAGAAGGACAACTACCCACAAAGCGTCCCCAAACTTTTTGTGGGCACAAGACTCA ATGGGGAAGACATCAACCCTAAAGTGCTACAGGCTCTGGGGAACGAGAAGATGAAG TATGCTGTTCCAGTGACGAAGTACGATAGAAAAGGATACAAAGCACGCAACCGACAGCTCCTGCTCATGGCCAGCAGTGCCGTCATTGTAGAGGAGGCCAAGCTGAAACAGCGGATCGACTACAGCTCTCTGAAAG GGATTTCTGTCAGCTCTCTGAGTGACGGCATGTTTGTTCTCCATGTTGCTTGTGAAGACAATAAGCAGAAG GGTGATGTGGTGCTTCAGAGTGAGCATGTCATTGAGGCGTTAACCAAAGTGGCCATCTGTGCTGACAAGATGAACAGCATTAACATTAACCAGGGAAG TATAAAGTTCAGTGTGGCGCAAGGAAAAGAAGGGATCATAGATTTCACATCTGGCTCAGAGTTGCTGATAGCCAAGGCTAAGAATGGACACCTTTCTGTG ACTGCCCCTCGCCTCAACTCAAGATGA